The DNA region CTGGGGCTAGTGCGATCTCAGATCGCATTTAGGCCTTGCCATAGTGCCATGAAGCCGAGCGCGCCCGTGATCAGCGATGTTCCGACGGAGCCGACCATGCGTAGCGGCGTCTGAACGTGGTCGTAACGCAAGCCAATCGGGTGAGCCACGCGGCAAATAACCAGCGTGATACCTACCACATGCAGGAATACGGGGCTTCCTCCGTTAATCTCGACAATTGCCATCAGAACAATTAGCAGTGGCACATGCTCCACGAAGTTTCCGTGACGGCGCATCTCCACTGCAACTTCTCTATTTCCGCCGTCTAGTATGGAAATACGGGTTATCGCCCGTTTCACTCCGATCCGTGTGGTTAGGAAGATAAGCACTGCAACCAATAGCGCGGCATAAAAGGCTGTGATTTCGACGGCCATGACTGTTGTTCCTTCCATTACTAATCCGACACTTGAGCTTGGGCAGAATCCATAGCTGGCCCACGATGGCTCTCAATTCGACTCAGCCGACTACTCATATTGTATTGACAGGCTGAGCTTCTGCCCGAACCAATCAGGTATCCGAAGACTCAATTCTGGAATCTCGCGGATTAGACGCCTTTCATCGTACAGTTCAAGTGTCCAAGAGAACGGGTCAAGCCCAGTGGCGCAAAACTTCGTCATCCGAGAAACATCAGAGTAAGGGAAGCTGATATAGAAGTTTGAGAACAGGAAACTAACCTGCATAACAGATATCCTGTCTTGGACGTAAAGAAAGGGGATTCCGCAGGACTAACGATCGCAGGAGCGTGGGTCGGTATCCGACCGAGCGGGTGCAGCTTCGCGCTAGCTCGTGTCGATAAAGGACGGCTCTTTCAGGCTTGCGCTGCCCGTGCGGCTATCGGCTAGGCTCATGGGAGCCATAAGTGGCGTGAGCAGAATGAGCCTCGAAGTCAAGAAACCGGGACAAGGACTAGCGACGTTGGAGATCAGCGCACCACGTCTCGCGAAGCGCCCTCGTACGCTCTGGCGTAGCCGAGGGACAGCAGATGCTCGGACAGATCAAGCCCGTTGGCGAGCGTGACGTTGGCCACGAGGCGCCCCGCGTGCT from Gemmatimonadota bacterium includes:
- a CDS encoding MAPEG family protein produces the protein MAVEITAFYAALLVAVLIFLTTRIGVKRAITRISILDGGNREVAVEMRRHGNFVEHVPLLIVLMAIVEINGGSPVFLHVVGITLVICRVAHPIGLRYDHVQTPLRMVGSVGTSLITGALGFMALWQGLNAI